The Theileria annulata chromosome 2, complete sequence, *** SEQUENCING IN PROGRESS *** genomic sequence ATGTTGAGATTTTACAGACCTCAAAGCTATCCGACCCCAGGATTGTCAATATACTTTCTCAACAACTCCTGTGTAACCTGGACAAGTTGACAACTGCCAGAGCAATGAGCCGTTTCTTCCGTGTCTTGGAACCATCTTCCCACTTAACCAACGATTTCTTCAACACACTCATTAGTTACATTTATGAGAAAAAGATTTACCCCGAGTTAAATCTTCCCAGAGTCTGGACTTCCTATTTCAAGTTCCTAGGCTCAAATCGCATATACCACAAAGAACTATACCAAGATTTAGTGTCCCTTTACAACTTGTACTTAAACTTGTTCTTATCTTCGAGCGATCCGGAGACAACAGGGGATATTGTTCCTAAAAAAAGGTTACAGGAAAGTATTGCCACAGTGAATTGGTGTCTTTGTATTTGCAGATTCAAGGATCATACCCTTTACGAGACGGTAAAGAAGATAATTAAAACCCACAAACTTGACACAAGCACACTGGTTAGAATTTATTGGAGCTTTTCAATATTGAACTTACCAACCACTGACTTGAGTGAAATTAATCAACTGCTGAACCAAACACTGGAAAACAATTCGCTATATAAACTTTCACACATTAATCAGgtaatttatcatatacACTATATTAatcatatatttatattggaatatttaatttattcattgtTTCTATAATTACTCTTAGATATACACAATATTGAAGTCGCCCAGTTTTTCCAATGGGTTGAGTGAGTCAGAACAGCAAGAGAGAAATCAGTTGATAGAAACATGTAAAGAGTATTTAATCAACAGCAAGTATAGTAAAAACGGGAAGATAATATCAAAATCACAAAAACTAGTCTCAGATTTCCTTATACGTCAAAATATTCCACACCAACTGGAAATACTCACAAGTGATTTATCAAGGTAACTATTgttaaatgttaatttattatttagtgtTGACATTTACATTTGTTTGAATGATGAGAAGATAATTTTGGAGGTTGACGGACCAACTCACTTTATTAGGAACTTGGATGACCCGAGTGAAACAAGGAAAATTGGGCCTTGCCACTTTAAGGAAAAGTTGCTTAAGGAAAACGGATTTGTGTTTATATCAATCCCTCCAATACACTCTGACACACAAAACATAAAACAAATAGACGAGTATTATAAAGAGCTCCTCCAAAACTCAGGATCAGCGCACCtaaatgaaattatgaaatataactaactgTATATGGTACAAGAATAGTGAATAAATACATTGTATACATACATAcatacatatatatataataaaattagttcTTTTAAGATTCTTCATCTAGAATATTTGAAAGTGACTGCGTGATTTCGTTAATTTGATCCTTTTGCGCCTGAATCTGTTCCTTTATTTTTGCGATTTTCTCAAGTGTTTTAGCTTTGTTAACAGCCAGTTCTTCGGCAGTTTGCTGGGCCTGTTTTACGCCAGGGAGCTTGGAAACTACACTACTCAACTTTTCATAAACCTCGTTCAGGCCTCTTTTCCTCTGATAATACTTGCACAGGGCTAAATAGTGCTTCTCAATCCTGGGAACCTAACAACAATTAACCAATTGAATATAACTTACATTATAATTGACAGTGTTATACTTTAGATTCAAGTGTTTTGAGAACTTTATTACTGATTTCAGACGACTTCCAGTGAAATTAAGGTAGGAAATACTCTTTGATCGGACCCTTAGAGAAGATAGGAATATCTTGGCCCTCAAATCAGCCAGCCCAGAACGATCTTTCGATTCAAGCTTTTGGTACAAGTTGAGTAGTGAGTTTGAAAGGTTGTCAATATCTGGCTTCTCGTCCCATTGGCGCTGTAGAGCAAGACCGTTGATCAGGTCCTCATTATCCGTCCTTACAGGACTTATGGCCTCGGGGTTCTTTACAGTCTTTTCATCGTCAGGTTTTGCAGTCCTGGCTCTCTTTGTTCTAACCTCATCTCCTGGTTTTAATTTCCCAGAAAATGAGTCTTGTGTGTTCTGGTCCTTATTGTATACCAATCTGGTACCAGAAGAGTTACTTTGGGTAGAATCAGGATTTGAAACCTTGGAAGGAGGGTTAGAGGATTTTATGTTACCGGGTTTTTGTAAAAGTGTAGCCTGTTTTGGTGGATTCTGAGCCTGACTTTTAGTCGTTGACCTATTAGTGCGATAGCCTTCCATCTAACATCCAGGAATCCCAGTCACAACATCAACAgcaaaataaatttaaacagaaataattcattattgtTAGTGTTTATACATGTATACTTAGTTTAATGATGATATTGAACCCAATTTGTTTTGCTTACACCAATTCAAgttttttgttttaattttttgttttaattaaattttaaaatatttcattttaattcaaAATGGATGAAAATATCGAcgataatgattttaataagAGCGATAATGATAACACTGACgatttaaacaaaaatacTGGTGAACCCGGTAATTCTAGTGACTCACCATTTAACATTAATGATTCAAACAATACAGATGaagatttaaataactataatGTTGAAAATGACCAAACCAATGATGATAGAGACCCTCAAACTGATAATTTACCCAATGATGATGATATAGTTGGACTATTTGAAGATAGTGATGAAAATGTTGATGATTCTATCAAAACAGAAGGTATGAGTCAATCACCTACAAGGCGTGAAGTTGAGCCGGTAGAACAGGAACAATCTCCGGTTTATGAGACCGAAATTATAAGCGCTACCCTTCCTTTGCTTCCAAGGCCTGGAagaaatgaaaatttagtTGTTTGTAAGTTTCCACCTACTTTGATGGTTTGCGACGTTAATGATATTAGAAACTATCTCAGGTCAAACCCTCACATTCTGGAGAATCCTCCGAACCCAAATAATCTTTCAATATTACTGTATGATATAAAAACTAAGAGCAATAACTCTTTTCCCAAGGAAGGTCAAAGCTCGAATCAAAATGTTAGGAGTAACAGTAAAATAGTGGCTTGGGACGACAATACAGTCACATTATTTGTTGGAACTGTCCCTCTTGACGTTGAGTTTCAATCTGAGGTTTCATTTCTGTTTGAGGACTCTAATTTTGACTTAAAACCAGTCCACGCTGAAGTTGACACTAGACTCCAAACTCGTTTCTCAAACTTACTCAAAAACAAGATGATTAAGCAGAAACACACCAAACGACAGAAAATGGAAGTCACTTTTCTATCTGATGCAATACAATCGCAATACAAAATTCAAgaggtaattttattttttatcaatttttaaatatttactccactaaataatatttagaatTTGATAAGGGAAAACGAACGTCAAAGGAAAATACACTATAAGCCCAGTAAGGGCTTAACCAAATCTTTTTTGGAGTCTTCTTATCGAGATgattgataataataaataaatatcatGAACTAAATGTTatatgttaaaatattacaatgTCATTTGTCCCTTTGGCTCAGGGTAATTAATTTCAGGGTCCGAAATCATCGTACTTGGTTGTTTTGGCAAGTCTAACAACTCTCTTTGTTCCATCATAGACGTTCTATCTAACATTCTGTACAAAATCGCCTTCTACGGaacattaattattaatttacttaCCGATTCCATTGGTATATATGTTTTACTTAGATTtctttgaaattttaatttatttgcTTTTTTTTCctgtaattttttacttaTTTCTAAAATCATGTAGGCAAGTCCCATTACTGAAAAACCCATCAACACTGATACAAAAAAAGTTTGCCCTGGTGTTCTATTAGGAAAAAATCGATATTCGACCTTTCTTTTTTCTTTTACTTCCCTTCTTGTCCATTTTTGGTAGTCTTCCATTATATCTacaacaattttaataatattcttcttaatatattttaagcCACATAACTAGCAACATTATTCTCATTGTTACATTTTGtgatttattttatgtaaatttatgcaatacaatattatataaacaataaatacacaacaaatttacttttaaatcccaattttaatatacacactggttatttattaaaatacacattacaatatataacataaaattttattttaaatcagaaaactaatttcaaaattatattcttgTTGAACTCCTTCTTGATATTggatatattattttacaagtCACACTAACCCAGAAACAGAACGGAATCCACCGGGTCATGCCGGTTGTCGACCTGTGGGCTGGGTTATGACTCTTGTATTCAATGATGTAGCCCTCGCTGTAGAAGGCCAAAAAGATCATAAACAAAGCTCCAATGTATTGTGGTATCAATATCAAGTCACCTCCATTATTACCTATGAAACCTGAAAATCCTACAGCCAACAGAATCTCATGGcacatataaaatgtaatgGATAGAAAAGTTGACATCTTGGGTTGATTAACAATGGATCTAGATAAACCACTATCTCTATAGTGAAGtgaatatatgaatatggCGGCAAGTATTATTTTGATAACGAAAAGGATATCAAAGAAGTGCCATAGGTAAGCATGAACCTGATTTTCAGGTTTGGCTTCAGCAGCGTCGTCGCATGCTGATCCTGATGCTACGTGGAGTTGGTATGGTTTCCATAGCTGGAAACCATTTCTAGCATCACCACCTTTGTGGTATATGTTGTGTTGAGGTGACCAAGACTTTGCACGTATTCTGAGGATAGCTATGATGACTGGTGGGAATATGGTGGCAATTAAGAGTCCCATTTCAATCTTGTCAATTAGATAGAAGGGTACAATCATACCAGGTGCAATACCAGGATATATAGCATAGACTAGACCCATACCAACAACTATCATGAGGAATGGTGAGATCTGATACCAATTAAGATTTCCATCGAATGTATTTGCATGAATGTGGTACATCTGATCGTATCCAGTGGCAGTATCATGCTCAATTAGATATCCTACTGTCCACACGACAGCCGCCACAAATGAGATTATGATTGCAACCCCAATGTCAATATACACTATGATGTAGTCACTGTTCCATTTCCTTCGATTGCCAAAGATCAGTGTTGCTAGATAGTGTATGAATGATGTGAGTGCTGGAAAACAGTTCTCACCAGCAATATAAACAGGTATATAGTAAAAATCTGCAGAATAAACCAGCGTCATGTTTATACCAAACACAACGCCAGATATTGCTATCACAAAGTAAAACGTAGTTAAGCGACCCTGGTCACCACCCATAAGATATACAACTAGTAGTAATACATACGTGAGGAAGTTTAACCACTGAGTAACTATGGAAGGAACAATTATCCAGAAGAATTTCTTTTGTTTGTCGGGCTCGCTGCCTGCTTTTTTGTAACAGAGGTCCATTACGTTGCCCAATGCCATGCTGGGTAGACACCAAAGTTCCAAAGCACTAGCCATTCTTCTAACAAATACACtgaataaattttcagGTAATCCAAATCTAATAAGAGCATATGGAGCTGAACTATATGAAAGCCTAATATTAAGCATCATAGCGAGACCAGCAAGAATATAGGCAGACATAAGTAATGAGCAAGCGTCACCATCATAATTAGCATTGGCCTCCTTAGTACATGAATGAGGGGCCATTTAGTACGATATCCAGTTAACTAGAGTTTCTCTGTAATAATCTTGGCAATAACTAGTCCTTATTActattacagaaatattacttaaaatcacagcatccatcagaacaaacattaaacaTTAACTAACAGGGAAAAACCTAACAACCTATATAACAAGAAATACCAACCTAATAAATACCTAACAACTAACAAATACATACCACGATTCATCTGGTCATTCCTTCTGTGGGACACTCTGAAGGGTCATTCTTCTCATATTCAGTGATGTAACATACAGAATAGAAGTCAAGAAGTACCTTAAGTAATGCATATATCAGCTGCATTGGTAACAAAACAACTTCATCAGTAACTATGTGATTCTCTAAAATGAAATGAGTATATGAATATGACTACAAgagaaattttaataactaaAAGAATATCAAACATGTACCAGAAAGAATTATCCACTTCAGTACTAGAAGAACCGCAATATTGAGGTGTGTATTTTCTCCAGCCACCCATGCCACCTCCAGATTTATCGGGACATGTTTTAGGTGAACGGGCTTTAGCATCAGGACCAAATACTCCTCTGTTAAGAAGGGCAACAATTACTGGTGGAAAGAATGTGGCTATCAGTAGTACCATCTCAATCTTATCAGGAGGCTGAATGTGCCAGAGGTTCTTGGCCCGAGCACCTTCATCATCATTATTTAGATTACTGAATTTGGTACCAGCGGTTAGACGACCTTGAGGACTTTGGCTGCTGCTACCGGTGTTGAAATTGGTTGCTTTAGCATCATCGTGAGGATGTTGTAGGTTATGAAGTCACACCACATAGTCAGCATGG encodes the following:
- a CDS encoding uncharacterized protein (chr2.C.cand.256 - hypothetical protein) translates to MSIFYFLNGNNLFFYFRNCIKLSSYTSQKCSSRSNFSNYIGSTPSSKSVSTDVSHLNVNIPFNITSQPNQIYKLLLDNPYKFDIFTTLKYVEILQTSKLSDPRIVNILSQQLLCNLDKLTTARAMSRFFRVLEPSSHLTNDFFNTLISYIYEKKIYPELNLPRVWTSYFKFLGSNRIYHKELYQDLVSLYNLYLNLFLSSSDPETTGDIVPKKRLQESIATVNWCLCICRFKDHTLYETVKKIIKTHKLDTSTLVRIYWSFSILNLPTTDLSEINQLLNQTLENNSLYKLSHINQIYTILKSPSFSNGLSESEQQERNQLIETCKEYLINSKYSKNGKIISKSQKLVSDFLIRQNIPHQLEILTSDLSSVDIYICLNDEKIILEVDGPTHFIRNLDDPSETRKIGPCHFKEKLLKENGFVFISIPPIHSDTQNIKQIDEYYKELLQNSGSAHLNEIMKYN
- a CDS encoding uncharacterized protein (chr2.cand.264 - hypothetical protein) gives rise to the protein MEGYRTNRSTTKSQAQNPPKQATLLQKPGNIKSSNPPSKVSNPDSTQSNSSGTRLVYNKDQNTQDSFSGKLKPGDEVRTKRARTAKPDDEKTVKNPEAISPVRTDNEDLINGLALQRQWDEKPDIDNLSNSLLNLYQKLESKDRSGLADLRAKIFLSSLRVRSKSISYLNFTGSRLKSVIKFSKHLNLKYNTVNYNVPRIEKHYLALCKYYQRKRGLNEVYEKLSSVVSKLPGVKQAQQTAEELAVNKAKTLEKIAKIKEQIQAQKDQINEITQSLSNILDEES
- a CDS encoding uncharacterized protein (chr2.C.cand.257 - hypothetical protein), with the protein product MDENIDDNDFNKSDNDNTDDLNKNTGEPGNSSDSPFNINDSNNTDEDLNNYNVENDQTNDDRDPQTDNLPNDDDIVGLFEDSDENVDDSIKTEGMSQSPTRREVEPVEQEQSPVYETEIISATLPLLPRPGRNENLVVCKFPPTLMVCDVNDIRNYLRSNPHILENPPNPNNLSILLYDIKTKSNNSFPKEGQSSNQNVRSNSKIVAWDDNTVTLFVGTVPLDVEFQSEVSFLFEDSNFDLKPVHAEVDTRLQTRFSNLLKNKMIKQKHTKRQKMEVTFLSDAIQSQYKIQEVILFFINF
- a CDS encoding uncharacterized protein (chr2.cand.263 - score = 6.31;~Apicoplast targetting peptide predicted by the PlasmoAP tool;~1 probable transmembrane helix predicted for TA13435 by TMHMM2.0 at aa 31-53;~Signal anchor predicted for TA13435 by SignalP 2.0 HMM (Signal peptide probability 0.000, signal anchor probability 0.964) with cleavage site probability 0.000 between residues 46 and 47), with the translated sequence MEDYQKWTRREVKEKRKVEYRFFPNRTPGQTFFVSVLMGFSVMGLAYMILEISKKLQEKKANKLKFQRNLSKTYIPMESVSKLIINVP
- a CDS encoding Tpr-related protein family member, putative (chr2.cand.262 - transmembrane;~10 probable transmembrane helices predicted for TA13430 by TMHMM2.0 at aa 20-42, 100-122, 134-156, 166-188, 201-223, 252-274, 287-309, 359-381, 401-423 and 433-455), which codes for MAPHSCTKEANANYDGDACSLLMSAYILAGLAMMLNIRLSYSSAPYALIRFGLPENLFSVFVRRMASALELWCLPSMALGNVMDLCYKKAGSEPDKQKKFFWIIVPSIVTQWLNFLTYVLLLVVYLMGGDQGRLTTFYFVIAISGVVFGINMTLVYSADFYYIPVYIAGENCFPALTSFIHYLATLIFGNRRKWNSDYIIVYIDIGVAIIISFVAAVVWTVGYLIEHDTATGYDQMYHIHANTFDGNLNWYQISPFLMIVVGMGLVYAIYPGIAPGMIVPFYLIDKIEMGLLIATIFPPVIIAILRIRAKSWSPQHNIYHKGGDARNGFQLWKPYQLHVASGSACDDAAEAKPENQVHAYLWHFFDILFVIKIILAAIFIYSLHYRDSGLSRSIVNQPKMSTFLSITFYMCHEILLAVGFSGFIGNNGGDLILIPQYIGALFMIFLAFYSEGYIIEYKSHNPAHRSTTGMTRWIPFCFWVSVTCKIIYPISRRSSTRI